Proteins co-encoded in one Bacteroidota bacterium genomic window:
- a CDS encoding NUDIX domain-containing protein: MAKKSAGILLYRLTNQILEVLIVHPGGPFWAKKDIGAWSVPKGEFEEEENPLDAAKREFEEEMGEQISGDFIEMTPIKQNSGKTVYAFAIERDFDVNKIKSNTFKIEWPPKSGKQQEFPEIDKGEWFDYSTSKQKINEYQAAIIEELAIKLKLSEQQLRSKIKGDDTKQGKINPPQLDLFG, encoded by the coding sequence ATGGCAAAAAAAAGCGCAGGTATTCTTTTATACCGTTTAACAAATCAAATACTAGAAGTTTTGATTGTCCACCCAGGTGGACCATTTTGGGCGAAAAAAGATATAGGAGCTTGGTCAGTCCCTAAAGGTGAATTTGAAGAGGAAGAGAACCCCCTGGATGCAGCTAAAAGAGAATTTGAAGAAGAGATGGGAGAGCAAATTTCTGGTGATTTTATTGAAATGACCCCTATTAAGCAGAACAGCGGAAAAACAGTTTATGCTTTTGCAATAGAGCGCGATTTTGATGTGAATAAAATTAAGAGCAACACATTTAAAATAGAATGGCCACCCAAGTCTGGAAAACAACAGGAATTTCCAGAAATAGACAAGGGGGAATGGTTTGACTATTCTACAAGTAAGCAAAAAATAAATGAATATCAAGCCGCAATTATTGAAGAGCTAGCTATAAAATTAAAGCTTTCCGAACAGCAACTAAGAAGCAAAATTAAAGGAGATGATACTAAGCAAGGAAAAATCAATCCTCCTCAGCTTGATCTATTTGGATAG
- a CDS encoding JAB domain-containing protein, with the protein MHKNLFTSNLAEIKVAYSTNVKFRDMAKIRNSGDCESMLRKIWSSHLELREEFYLLLLNRANKVIGWHCISQGGISSTVVDIRLIFSIALKCVACGIIVAHNHPSGNLLPSESDISLTKKIKEAGKLFDISLLDHIILTNEGYYSFADVGIL; encoded by the coding sequence ATGCACAAGAATTTATTTACTTCCAATCTTGCAGAAATAAAAGTCGCCTATTCAACAAATGTAAAATTTCGAGATATGGCAAAAATTAGGAATTCAGGGGATTGTGAATCCATGTTGAGAAAAATATGGAGTTCTCATCTTGAATTACGCGAAGAATTCTATTTACTGCTATTGAATAGGGCAAACAAAGTAATTGGCTGGCATTGTATTTCACAAGGCGGTATTAGCAGCACTGTTGTAGATATTCGACTCATTTTTTCAATAGCACTTAAGTGCGTTGCCTGTGGAATTATTGTAGCACACAATCATCCATCAGGAAATTTACTGCCAAGCGAATCAGATATTTCTCTTACAAAAAAAATCAAAGAAGCTGGAAAGTTATTTGATATATCCTTGCTTGACCACATCATTCTAACAAATGAAGGCTATTATTCATTTGCAGATGTAGGGATATTGTAG
- a CDS encoding ImmA/IrrE family metallo-endopeptidase, which translates to MEHLQSKKDIENISHEILKASKSLDVFPTPIDNIVQYSDLIIADGIDLKSLEKKYKSFFFSEVLKSGLSKVRGFLDRSEKLIYLDLDQKESRKSFVKLHETGHNVLPWQKKTLQFLDDDESLNLDVKEEFEAEANYFASITLFQNDRFINEVKKYELGIPSALQVSKHFGASGHATLRRYVETSKKRCALLVLESLNNKGQVVNGNFRNAFYSPSFEKEFGQINWPEKFGYKWSFMQDHCFNKRMNLDGKIHLNTENGSCGFNYHFFNNTFNGFVLIFPKGESKKTRSKIIVKQVY; encoded by the coding sequence GTGGAGCATCTGCAATCTAAGAAAGACATTGAAAACATTTCTCATGAAATTCTAAAAGCATCAAAATCATTAGATGTTTTTCCAACACCAATTGATAATATTGTTCAGTATTCTGACTTAATCATTGCGGATGGTATTGATTTAAAATCTTTAGAAAAAAAATACAAAAGTTTCTTTTTTTCTGAAGTCCTTAAATCCGGACTTTCTAAGGTTAGAGGATTTCTTGACAGGTCAGAGAAGTTAATTTATTTAGATTTAGACCAAAAGGAAAGCCGTAAGTCTTTTGTTAAGCTGCATGAAACAGGACACAATGTGCTGCCTTGGCAAAAAAAGACTCTACAATTTTTAGACGATGACGAATCACTTAATCTTGATGTAAAGGAAGAATTTGAAGCTGAAGCAAATTATTTTGCTTCAATTACATTATTTCAAAATGATCGATTCATAAATGAAGTGAAAAAATATGAACTTGGCATTCCTTCGGCATTGCAAGTTTCAAAGCATTTTGGAGCATCTGGTCATGCAACTTTAAGGAGATATGTTGAAACTTCTAAAAAACGTTGTGCATTACTTGTATTAGAATCGTTAAATAATAAAGGGCAAGTAGTCAATGGAAATTTTCGAAATGCATTTTACTCCCCTTCTTTTGAAAAGGAATTCGGACAAATAAACTGGCCTGAAAAATTTGGATATAAATGGTCATTTATGCAAGATCATTGTTTCAACAAAAGAATGAATCTTGACGGTAAAATTCATTTAAACACAGAGAATGGTAGTTGCGGGTTTAATTATCATTTTTTCAATAATACGTTTAATGGTTTTGTTTTAATTTTTCCCAAAGGTGAAAGCAAAAAGACAAGATCTAAAATAATTGTCAAACAGGTATATTAG
- a CDS encoding helix-turn-helix domain-containing protein: MILSNALYTFRDVELSTGISNAYLSQLENDKIKRPSANVLYKLSSIYKIDLNVLLTAAGIIERDSQPKTENPLSLLEKEIAFYKDKLSIDEERAVVNFIKFLKFNNKDSGASAI; this comes from the coding sequence ATAATTCTCAGCAATGCGTTGTATACTTTTAGGGATGTTGAACTCTCTACTGGCATATCAAATGCCTACTTAAGTCAATTGGAAAATGACAAAATAAAAAGACCGTCAGCAAACGTTTTGTACAAGCTTTCTTCAATTTACAAAATTGACCTAAATGTATTACTGACTGCTGCTGGAATTATCGAAAGAGATAGTCAACCAAAAACTGAAAACCCTCTTAGCCTTTTAGAAAAGGAAATTGCCTTTTATAAAGACAAGCTCTCTATTGATGAAGAACGAGCTGTTGTTAACTTCATAAAATTTTTAAAGTTTAACAACAAGGATAGTGGAGCATCTGCAATCTAA
- a CDS encoding 7-cyano-7-deazaguanine synthase: MILTSGGIDSTACICFYKKLKFNVEGIFFDYGQKSSKKEFNSLKKIAKHYRIKTTKIVVSNTYKYSDGVIPGRNAFLFFLALMNFKKPNGIIASGIHSGTNYYDCSQEFVNTLQTMIDGYTQGTIKLCTPFLKFNKRAIFEYCKMEKVPINLTYSCELGLKQPCGNCATCKDLKAIYDSKEQ, translated from the coding sequence TTGATTTTAACAAGTGGCGGTATTGACTCTACAGCTTGTATATGTTTTTATAAAAAATTAAAGTTTAATGTGGAAGGAATCTTTTTTGATTACGGGCAAAAAAGCAGTAAAAAAGAATTTAATTCACTTAAGAAAATTGCCAAGCATTACAGAATAAAAACAACTAAAATTGTTGTCTCTAATACATACAAGTATAGTGATGGCGTTATTCCAGGCAGAAATGCATTTTTGTTTTTCTTAGCTTTAATGAATTTTAAAAAACCGAATGGAATAATTGCATCAGGAATTCACAGTGGAACAAACTATTACGATTGTTCTCAAGAATTCGTAAATACATTACAAACAATGATTGATGGCTACACTCAAGGAACAATAAAATTATGTACACCATTTTTAAAATTTAATAAAAGAGCCATTTTTGAATATTGTAAAATGGAAAAAGTTCCAATAAATTTAACTTACAGCTGTGAATTAGGACTAAAACAACCATGTGGAAATTGCGCAACATGCAAAGACTTAAAAGCAATATATGATAGCAAGGAGCAGTAA
- a CDS encoding helix-turn-helix transcriptional regulator, whose protein sequence is MKAISSKSFRKKLGKRIRELRKEHKLSQDQLAYNCGISREEVYRIELGYQNVSIDILHAIAKEFDVHVKEFFEFEY, encoded by the coding sequence ATGAAAGCCATTAGCTCAAAATCTTTTAGGAAAAAACTTGGTAAGCGTATTCGTGAATTAAGGAAAGAGCATAAGCTCTCTCAAGACCAGTTAGCTTATAACTGTGGGATAAGCCGAGAAGAAGTGTATCGGATTGAATTGGGTTATCAAAATGTGAGCATTGATATTTTGCATGCTATTGCTAAAGAATTTGATGTTCATGTAAAGGAATTCTTTGAGTTTGAATATTAA
- a CDS encoding zinc finger-like domain-containing protein, with amino-acid sequence MSYTLPIIKSTGKTEQTQSKGGVTISAEITPFTATRGVKQDRKISYADNSQTGYDIYEVSNTPEYQVAPEDINFKIRIRNNEAVPLKLSEVGFAIIIDGTQWSFPSGYLDDWNKGLILTGFEKEYMIKGPQLQGLYNAQVVYIFLNGVPTSYDEAGTVTKKSNFEWYFECKSATVEKQEQITYTYESEPIESRQCAKCGGTGTDPQAYKCPDCNGTGRHYNPYDKKTYQCSKCNGGGVVRYKCPECKGRGSISYPKSKLPNPISSVTWNGWYVTVVTNPKGADIKFIDTSTGEYRDASCSSPCKIPWYCTSGKSCPVIIEYGGKSVKVLPYKSDESQSPKIVVDFTGGSPYVKTGKEAN; translated from the coding sequence GTGAGTTATACATTACCTATAATTAAGTCAACTGGAAAAACAGAGCAAACACAATCGAAAGGTGGCGTCACAATTTCTGCAGAAATAACTCCTTTCACTGCTACTAGGGGAGTAAAACAGGATAGAAAAATTAGCTATGCGGATAATTCACAAACCGGATATGACATTTATGAAGTATCAAATACACCTGAATACCAAGTCGCTCCAGAGGATATTAATTTTAAGATACGAATTCGAAATAATGAAGCCGTTCCTTTAAAATTAAGCGAAGTTGGTTTTGCAATAATTATTGATGGTACACAATGGTCATTCCCATCAGGATATTTGGATGATTGGAATAAAGGATTAATCCTGACAGGATTTGAAAAGGAGTACATGATTAAAGGACCACAATTACAAGGATTGTATAATGCGCAAGTTGTATATATATTTTTAAATGGTGTTCCAACATCATATGATGAAGCTGGAACAGTTACCAAGAAAAGTAATTTCGAATGGTATTTTGAATGTAAATCTGCAACAGTAGAAAAGCAAGAACAAATTACCTACACTTACGAATCAGAGCCAATTGAATCCAGACAATGTGCAAAATGTGGAGGAACAGGAACTGACCCGCAAGCTTATAAATGTCCTGATTGCAATGGAACAGGACGACATTATAATCCTTATGATAAGAAAACTTATCAATGTAGTAAATGTAATGGAGGAGGAGTAGTGAGATATAAATGTCCAGAATGCAAAGGCAGAGGCTCAATTTCATATCCTAAATCTAAACTACCAAACCCTATATCAAGTGTAACGTGGAACGGCTGGTACGTTACAGTAGTAACTAACCCTAAGGGTGCAGATATTAAATTCATTGATACAAGTACAGGAGAATATAGAGATGCATCATGTTCTAGTCCTTGCAAAATTCCATGGTATTGTACAAGTGGAAAATCTTGCCCAGTAATTATTGAGTATGGAGGAAAGAGTGTGAAAGTTTTGCCATACAAATCTGATGAAAGCCAATCTCCCAAAATTGTTGTCGATTTTACAGGAGGCTCTCCTTACGTGAAAACAGGGAAGGAAGCGAATTAA
- a CDS encoding T9SS type A sorting domain-containing protein, with protein sequence MKKLIQIFFISISVNTANAQWSQFGTGPVINTMLVTGTYPSNMIYLGLNNDGVVYSANYGTSWTGTSMNNYWLPTTASAFSIVQSGSKIIAGTDFGIFVSGGPTCSYWTKIYSGGVSGTEIYSLAASGSKVFAGTEYGIYVSNSNGVNWSSCLSFSPPNIVNCIVIDGINIYAGTTDGFYCSIDNGINWTLSTGVNNVRSIVTIDSLILVATPNGIYRSVNNGVTWSGSNTGISNAFVTSLAINGQNIYAGSLGYGAFASVDSGNTWSPFNNGLSTSALYIPIIVSEGQWLYAGTGDGVWRTSAYIGINELGNRNLGVSIYPNPSTNKIYFRNLKIDNSTVLTIVNIYGEKIIFTELTSPEINITNLPPSIYIVKIQNKVGLSLLKFLKE encoded by the coding sequence ATGAAAAAACTGATTCAAATATTTTTTATATCGATATCTGTAAATACAGCAAATGCCCAATGGTCACAATTTGGTACAGGTCCTGTAATAAATACTATGTTAGTTACAGGAACCTATCCATCAAACATGATATATTTAGGGCTAAACAATGATGGAGTGGTATACTCAGCCAATTATGGTACGTCTTGGACAGGCACAAGTATGAATAATTATTGGTTACCAACAACTGCATCTGCATTTTCAATAGTCCAAAGTGGATCAAAAATAATTGCAGGAACTGATTTTGGGATTTTTGTTTCAGGAGGCCCAACTTGCTCCTACTGGACAAAGATTTATTCTGGAGGTGTTAGTGGAACAGAAATATACTCTTTAGCTGCAAGTGGTTCGAAAGTCTTTGCAGGAACTGAATATGGGATATATGTATCAAATAGTAATGGGGTTAATTGGTCAAGTTGTTTATCATTCTCACCGCCTAATATTGTCAACTGCATAGTTATAGATGGTATTAATATTTATGCAGGAACTACAGATGGATTTTACTGCTCAATTGATAATGGAATAAATTGGACTCTTAGCACAGGAGTAAATAATGTGAGGTCAATTGTGACAATTGATTCCCTGATATTAGTCGCTACCCCCAATGGAATATATCGTTCCGTAAATAATGGAGTTACATGGTCAGGTTCAAATACTGGAATATCTAATGCATTTGTCACATCATTGGCAATTAATGGACAAAACATATATGCAGGATCATTAGGTTATGGTGCATTTGCTTCGGTTGATAGCGGAAATACTTGGTCGCCATTTAATAATGGATTATCAACTTCAGCATTGTATATACCTATTATTGTTTCCGAAGGTCAATGGCTTTATGCAGGAACAGGAGATGGAGTTTGGCGAACAAGTGCTTATATTGGAATAAATGAGTTAGGGAATAGAAATTTAGGTGTGTCTATATATCCCAATCCAAGCACAAATAAAATCTATTTCAGAAACCTTAAAATCGACAACAGCACTGTCTTAACAATAGTAAATATTTATGGAGAAAAAATTATATTTACCGAATTAACATCTCCAGAAATAAATATCACAAATTTACCTCCATCTATCTACATTGTGAAAATCCAAAACAAAGTCGGACTTTCTCTTTTAAAATTCTTAAAAGAGTGA
- a CDS encoding site-specific integrase: MKIEIEKYIDWKATYAKRASINYKIWLDLFIKVCGDKEIVEYTISDTVKYNKWLETRYAPCSVQYATIVLKNFFMYYKMLDIPCISPNLIRLPRIRIAKSHRAVTEIEYEKIIAQIPKDDFRSNRDSLMIQLLWDTGIRISELCDLDITQIEKTKASTVISTKKTGKPRIIVWSNETHALLMLYLKNRQELIHTRTTALFVGFSNNKSWNDRINVRTVQRTIKHYATNAGLLEKITPHSFRHGWAHKRREQNAPLAFIQRGLGHVSPVTTFIYQQYNDKEFEANAQGYLQAA, translated from the coding sequence ATGAAAATAGAAATTGAGAAATATATTGATTGGAAAGCGACATATGCAAAGAGGGCTAGTATTAATTACAAGATTTGGTTAGATCTGTTTATCAAAGTTTGTGGAGATAAGGAAATTGTTGAGTACACAATAAGTGATACTGTAAAATATAATAAGTGGCTTGAAACTCGCTACGCTCCTTGCAGTGTCCAATACGCAACCATTGTACTAAAAAACTTTTTCATGTATTACAAAATGCTTGATATTCCTTGCATTTCACCGAACCTTATTCGACTGCCCAGAATCAGAATCGCAAAATCACACAGAGCAGTTACGGAAATTGAATACGAAAAAATAATTGCACAAATCCCAAAGGATGATTTTCGTTCTAATAGAGATTCTTTAATGATTCAGCTACTATGGGACACAGGAATTCGTATTTCAGAACTGTGTGATTTAGATATAACACAAATTGAAAAAACAAAGGCATCTACAGTTATTTCTACTAAAAAGACAGGCAAGCCACGCATCATTGTTTGGTCAAATGAAACACATGCTTTGCTAATGCTTTATTTAAAGAATCGTCAAGAATTAATTCATACAAGAACAACGGCTCTTTTCGTAGGGTTTAGTAATAATAAATCATGGAATGACCGAATTAATGTAAGAACAGTTCAAAGAACAATAAAGCACTACGCAACAAATGCAGGATTACTTGAAAAGATTACGCCTCATAGTTTTAGACACGGATGGGCGCATAAAAGACGAGAGCAAAATGCTCCACTAGCATTTATTCAAAGAGGCTTGGGACATGTAAGCCCTGTCACAACTTTTATTTATCAGCAATACAACGACAAGGAGTTTGAAGCAAATGCTCAAGGCTATTTGCAGGCAGCTTAA